Proteins encoded within one genomic window of Vanrija pseudolonga chromosome 3, complete sequence:
- the aclN_0 gene encoding Aspirochlorine biosynthesis protein N encodes MPAAAAPLTATIEFTLPASRLDHDPAIYLTYDADRSRPSEALRVEVVNLRDELEDAKSPATIDTVAKQLHDRGFAVAKHASNHLGGIPSVEGTQAYLDETAALLKSILGCTRVIAWNSVCRKNAPGLAHKDVPRQQEPEKGFVPSERQQPVASIAHVDQDEVWGAELVGKAAKAPASSFARAQIVNLWRPLSGPVTNAPLAMLPYSEILPGEISKHGSMFGVGMDIHHGKGQNWGYIRHQMPDEVVFLKCFDTAQGADGSALYCGHVAVKVDNDADGIAPELVVPRESIEVRLVALWEKE; translated from the exons atgccagccgccgcagcccccCTCACTGCCACGATCGAGTTCACGctccccgcctcgcggcTCGACCACGACCCGGCAATCTACCTCACCTACGACGCGGACCGCAGCCGGCCGAGcgaggcgctgcgcgtcgaggtcgtcaacctgcgcgacgagctcgaggacgccaagTCCCCGGCCACGATCGACACGGTCGCCAAGCAGCTGCATGACCGCGGCTTCGCGGTCGCCAAGCACGCGAGcaaccacctcggcggcatcccGAGTGTAGAGGGCACGCAGGCGTACctcgacgagacggccgc CCTCCTCAAGTCCATCCTCGGCTGCACGCGCGTCATCGCGTGGAACTCGGTGTGCCGCAAGAACGCGCCCGGCCTCGCGCACAAGGACGTGCCGAGGCAGCAGGAGCCCGAGAAGGGCTTCGTGCCCagcgagcgccagcagcccgTGGCCAGCATCGCACATGTGGACCAGGACGAG GTCTggggcgccgagctcgtcggcaaggcggccaaggcgccagcgagctcgttcgcgcgcgcgcagatTGTCAACCTCTGGCGCCCGCTCTCAGGCCCAGTAACcaacgcgccgctcgccatgCTGCCGTATTCTGAGATCCTGCCCGGCGAGATCTCAAAGCACGGGAGCAtgttcggcgtcggcatggACATTCACCATGGAAAGGGGCAGAACTGGGGGTATATCCGGCACCAGATGCCCGACGAGGTTGTGTTCctcaag TGCTTCGACACGGCGCAGGGCGCCGACGGGAGCGCGCTCTATTGCGGCCATGTGGCTGTCAaggtcgacaacgacgccgacggcatcgcGCCAGAGCTTGTCGTGCCGCGTGAGAGCATCGAGGTGCGCCTTGTTGCCCTGTGGGAGAAGGAGTAG
- the SPAC29B12.14c_0 gene encoding putative permease encodes MKLRMPKLEVEGAADRQKSLSNDDLLPIPAERRTWDFWTFTTFWFSAVGTVANWTSGGTYLAMGMTVWDGLLVNFFGFLLISFFMVLNGRVGAVYHVGFPVYCRSSFGVYGALWPAFNRAMSAVVWNGVNVVQGGQAVYIMLHAIFPSVTRIPNHMPKASALDTANMMGMILFWLALAGILCISIPKWRILIYIKLVAYVISSCAMLAMALVHSGGVAKELREKPTTHGSERVWLIVRFTLLSAAGCSTFASNASDWQRNARKPNDPIFGQIFGFPMSNVSAAFRHIHSHPQFIVSLFGCIVARSSEKTYGKVIWNPLTYLDMMLSDTYNAKYRAGAFFIAAGFCYSSLFSCAFENVLPAGNDIAAILPRYLNMKRAMAICMILTLAINPWFLLGSASIFISFLASYQIFLFAITGVLLTDYYIVLKGRFDLSWMYTADPQGPYWYTLGLNWRAFVAYLVGLGINFAGFLHNMGAIDVSIGVQRSFYFAFITSGVGSGLVYYLLARFFPQASYKEYKGLKFKEWTQDEVEVYAAGSDKPGRVPSHQGSDDVEDKALDSTYVRDV; translated from the exons ATGAAGCTCCGGATGCCaaagctcgaggtcgagggcgcggcCGATAGGCAGAAGAGCCTGTCcaacgacgacctgctcCCTATCCCTGCCGAGAGGCGGACATGGGATTTCTGGACATTCACCACTTTCTGGTTCTCCGCAG TGGGCACGGTCGCCAACTGGACCAGCGGAGGGACGTATCTTGCT aTGGGTATGACGGTGTGGGACGGCCTCCTGGTCAACTTCTtcggcttcctcctcatctccTTCTTCATGGTGCTCAacggccgtgtcggcgcggTATACCACGTCGGATTCCCAGTGT ACTGCCGCTCCTCGTTTGGCGTGTACGGAGCCCTGTGGCCGGCGTTCAACCGCGCCATGTCGGCCGTGGTGTGGAACGGCGTCAACGTCGTGCAGGGCGGCCAGGCCGTGTACATCATGCTGCATGCCATCTTCCCGAGCGTGACGCGCATCCCGAACCACATGCCCAAGGCgagcgcgctcgacacggccAACATGATGGGCATGATCCTCTTctggctcgcgctcgcgggcatCCTGTGCATCTCGATCCCCAAGTGGCGTATCCTGATCTACATCAAGCTCGTCGCGTACGTTATCTCGAGTTGTGCGATGCTCGCCATGGCGCTCGTGCACTCTGGCGGCGTGGCCAAGGAGCTCCGCGAGAAGCCCACCACGCACGGCTCGGAGCGCGTGTGGCTCATTGTCCGCTTCACGCTGCTCtccgccgctggctgctCGACCTTTGCGTCCAACGCTAGCGACTGGCAGAGGAACGCCCGCAAGCCCAACGACCCGATCTTTGGCCAGATCTTCGGCTTCCCCATGTCCAACGTGAGTGCAGCGTTCCGCCACATTCACTCACACCCTCAGTTCATCGTGTCCCTCTTCGGCTGcatcgtcgcgcgcagcagcgagaaGACGTACGGCAAGG tcATCTGGAACCCCCTCACCTACCTCGACATGATGCTCAGCGACACCTACAACGCAAAGTACCGCGCTGGCGCCTTCTTCATCGCCGCGGGCTTCTGCTACTCGTCGCTCTTCTCGTGCGCGTTCGAGAACGTCCTGCCGGCAGGTAACGACATTGCCGCCATCCTGCCGCGCTACCTCAACATGAAGCGCGCGATGGCCATCTGCATGATCCTGACCTTGGC CATCAACCCGTGgttcctcctcggctcggcctCCATCTTCatctccttcctcgcctcgtACCAGATCTTCCTGTTCGCGATT AccggcgtcctcctcacAGACTACTACATTGTCCTCAAGGGCCGCTTCGACCTGTCGTGGATGTACACGGCGGACCCGCAAGGCCCGTACTGGTACACTCTGGGCCTGAACTGGCGCGCGTTCGTCGCctacctcgtcggcctgggcATCAACTTTGCCGGCTTCCTGCACAACATGGGTGCGATCGACGTCAGCATCGGCGTCCAGCGCTCCTTCTACTTTGCCTTTATTACGTCCGGCGTCGGCTCTGGCCTCGTCTACTACCTCCTCGCGCGATTCTTCCCCCAGGCGTCGTACAAGGAGTACAAGGGCCTCAAGTTCAAGGAGTGGACgcaggacgaggtcgaggtgtaCGCCGCTGGCAGCGACAAGCCGGGCCGCGTGCCCTCGCACcagggcagcgacgacgtcgaggacaaggcaCTCGACAGCACGTACGTCCGTGACGTTTAG